From the genome of Haemophilus parainfluenzae, one region includes:
- the tsaE gene encoding tRNA (adenosine(37)-N6)-threonylcarbamoyltransferase complex ATPase subunit type 1 TsaE, with amino-acid sequence MTEFTQYIPDEGTMLRFGKKLAEVLIKQPKDNAIVLYFNGDLGAGKTTLTRGMVQGLGYQGNVKSPTYTLVEEYSIAGKMIYHFDLYRLADPEELEFMGIRDYFSQNCICLIEWAEKGKGILPEADLLVNIDYYDDARNITLIAQNSVGEHILTQL; translated from the coding sequence ATGACCGAATTCACCCAATACATTCCTGATGAAGGCACGATGCTCCGTTTTGGTAAAAAACTGGCTGAAGTGCTTATAAAACAACCGAAAGATAATGCCATTGTGCTTTATTTTAATGGCGATCTTGGCGCAGGGAAAACCACCCTGACTCGTGGAATGGTGCAAGGTTTAGGCTACCAAGGCAATGTCAAAAGCCCTACTTATACTTTAGTGGAAGAATATAGCATTGCAGGGAAAATGATTTATCACTTTGATTTATATCGTCTTGCCGATCCTGAAGAATTGGAATTTATGGGCATTCGTGATTATTTCAGCCAAAATTGCATCTGCTTAATCGAATGGGCAGAAAAAGGTAAGGGCATCTTGCCTGAGGCTGATTTATTGGTGAATATTGATTATTACGACGATGCTCGCAACATTACGCTAATCGCTCAAAATTCAGTGGGTGAGCATATTTTGACGCAACTATAA
- a CDS encoding N-acetylmuramoyl-L-alanine amidase — MKAKFSFLFGIFSLISTTVFAAPQWTIAIDPGHGGKDPGAIGKNLGIYEKNVTLSIARELKALLDKDPNFKGVLTRSSDYYISVPERSEIARKYRANFLVSIHADSSLNADQRGASVWVLSNRRANDEMGQWLEDDEKRSELLGGAGKVLSNNNDKYLDQTVLDLQFGHSQRTGYELGNSILRRFARVTSLSRSTPQHASLGVLRSPDIPSVLVETGFLSNMEEEQKLNTIAYRRRIAYMIYEGLVAYRNGNLKAIAVPPSDEQDSKSTKSSDKNNEKSDHTSDVKDSGIRHKVKPGESIGSLANKYDVKVSEIIELNKLKRKELWLNETIKIPDNGKDKKAEEPIKKEEKNTEKSDRTSDVKDSGVRHKVKPGESIGSLANKYDVKVSEIIELNKLKRKELWLNETIKIPDNGKGKKVEEKPKADDKAKADNKGNNSKIVEAEKAVSKKDQKQEKAENKKEPEKKGNDKKDTSSKGNEKKDDGKKETPLYHTVKADQTIYAISREYNVPVNRLLKLNPTLKNGNVVTGQKIKLKEK, encoded by the coding sequence ATGAAAGCAAAATTTTCGTTTCTTTTTGGAATATTTTCTCTAATTTCTACTACTGTATTTGCCGCCCCACAATGGACAATTGCCATTGATCCTGGCCACGGTGGTAAAGATCCCGGTGCAATCGGAAAAAATCTCGGCATTTATGAAAAAAATGTCACCCTTTCTATTGCACGAGAATTAAAGGCTTTATTAGATAAAGATCCTAACTTCAAAGGTGTCTTAACACGCAGTAGCGATTACTACATTTCGGTGCCAGAACGCTCTGAAATTGCGCGTAAATATAGAGCAAATTTTCTCGTTTCTATCCATGCGGACTCCTCTCTTAATGCAGACCAACGTGGCGCATCAGTTTGGGTACTATCCAATCGCCGAGCCAACGATGAAATGGGTCAATGGTTAGAAGATGATGAAAAACGCTCTGAGCTTTTAGGCGGTGCAGGTAAAGTACTTTCCAATAACAATGACAAATATTTAGATCAAACTGTACTCGATCTACAATTTGGTCATAGCCAACGTACAGGCTATGAACTTGGTAACAGCATTTTACGTCGCTTTGCTCGCGTCACCTCCTTAAGTCGCAGCACCCCACAACATGCGAGCCTTGGCGTATTGCGTTCACCCGACATTCCTTCTGTTCTGGTGGAAACGGGATTCCTTTCCAATATGGAAGAAGAACAAAAACTGAATACCATTGCTTATCGTCGTCGTATTGCTTATATGATTTATGAAGGCTTAGTTGCTTATCGTAATGGTAATTTAAAAGCAATTGCCGTTCCACCTAGTGATGAGCAAGACAGCAAATCTACAAAATCAAGCGATAAAAACAATGAAAAATCTGACCACACTTCAGATGTGAAAGACAGCGGTATTCGCCATAAAGTGAAACCAGGTGAAAGCATTGGTAGCCTAGCAAATAAATATGATGTCAAAGTCAGCGAAATCATTGAGTTAAATAAACTGAAACGCAAAGAACTTTGGTTAAATGAAACAATTAAGATTCCTGATAATGGCAAAGACAAAAAAGCAGAAGAACCGATCAAAAAAGAAGAGAAAAACACTGAAAAATCTGACCGCACTTCCGATGTCAAGGACAGCGGCGTACGTCATAAAGTGAAACCAGGTGAAAGCATTGGTAGCTTGGCGAACAAATACGATGTAAAAGTCAGCGAAATCATTGAATTAAATAAACTAAAACGTAAAGAACTTTGGCTGAATGAAACCATTAAAATTCCGGATAACGGTAAAGGTAAAAAGGTAGAAGAAAAACCTAAGGCAGATGATAAAGCCAAAGCCGATAACAAAGGAAACAACAGCAAAATTGTTGAAGCTGAAAAAGCGGTTTCTAAAAAAGATCAAAAACAAGAAAAAGCTGAGAATAAAAAAGAGCCTGAGAAAAAAGGTAACGATAAAAAAGACACTTCTTCAAAAGGAAATGAAAAGAAAGATGATGGCAAAAAAGAAACCCCGCTTTACCATACAGTGAAAGCCGATCAAACTATCTATGCTATCTCTCGTGAATACAATGTACCGGTTAATCGTCTTTTAAAACTGAACCCAACATTGAAAAACGGCAACGTCGTGACTGGTCAAAAAATTAAACTTAAAGAAAAATAA
- the mutL gene encoding DNA mismatch repair endonuclease MutL, which yields MAIKILSPQLANQIAAGEVVERPASVVKELVENSLDAGANKIHIDIENGGASLIRIRDNGSGIPKEELSLALARHATSKIADLDDLEAILSLGFRGEALASISSVSRLTLTSRTAEQNEAWQVYAQGREMETTIKPASHPVGTTVEVANLFFNTPARRKFLRTDKTEFAHIDEVIRRIALAKFNIAFTLTHNGKIIRQYRPATNEEQQLKRVAAICGDDFVQHALCIDWKHDDLHLSGWVATPEFTRSQNDLSYCYINGRMVRDKVITHAIRQAYAEHLHTEQYPAFVLFIDLNPHDVDVNVHPTKHEVRFHQARLIHDFICQGVTNALNAIPQAELDLVPAMNEAREPSVSYQPHYETKPNRAAAGQNIFASNYHQPREKQSENRPHFSNRSEYVPSYGYREQPTKTEQRLYGELVRPAENSQVLTTPVVEQQLPQTSDAGYLRALTLIENKALLLQQNQQFYLMSLAKLQTLNYELTLQQGEISQQPLLIPIIFRLDEKQFEQWQKQKAFFQQSGFEFIENEAQLRLTLNKVPAVLRTQNLQKCVVSLLAEHLENIPDFLTALCQTLEMKPIQVLADAVSLLSETERLLNKAHQEKFNTLLKPINWQPFLTDL from the coding sequence ATGGCAATCAAAATTCTTTCTCCACAGCTGGCTAATCAGATTGCCGCAGGTGAAGTGGTCGAACGCCCTGCCTCTGTGGTAAAAGAATTGGTGGAAAACAGCCTTGATGCCGGTGCCAATAAAATTCATATTGATATTGAAAACGGCGGCGCCAGCCTGATTCGTATTCGAGATAATGGCAGTGGCATTCCTAAAGAGGAATTAAGCCTAGCACTCGCTCGACACGCAACCAGTAAAATTGCCGATCTCGATGATCTCGAAGCCATTTTAAGTTTAGGTTTCCGTGGTGAAGCCCTTGCCAGTATCAGCTCTGTTTCTCGTCTCACGCTTACCTCTCGCACGGCAGAGCAAAATGAAGCGTGGCAGGTTTATGCTCAAGGACGAGAGATGGAAACCACAATCAAACCCGCATCTCATCCAGTCGGCACGACAGTTGAAGTGGCGAATCTCTTTTTTAATACGCCTGCGCGTCGTAAATTCTTACGCACTGATAAAACAGAATTTGCTCATATTGATGAGGTCATTCGCCGAATTGCTTTAGCAAAATTCAATATCGCTTTTACGCTCACCCATAATGGCAAAATTATTCGACAATATCGTCCTGCAACAAATGAAGAACAACAACTAAAACGTGTTGCCGCCATTTGTGGCGATGATTTTGTTCAACATGCTTTATGTATTGATTGGAAACATGATGATCTGCATCTTTCTGGCTGGGTGGCGACACCTGAGTTTACCCGTTCTCAAAATGATTTAAGCTATTGCTATATCAATGGACGAATGGTGCGTGATAAAGTGATCACCCATGCCATTCGTCAGGCTTATGCGGAGCATTTGCATACTGAGCAATATCCTGCATTTGTGCTATTTATCGACCTCAATCCACATGATGTCGATGTCAACGTGCATCCAACAAAACACGAAGTGCGTTTCCATCAAGCGCGTTTAATTCATGATTTTATCTGTCAAGGCGTAACAAATGCGCTCAATGCCATTCCTCAAGCTGAATTGGATTTAGTGCCAGCGATGAATGAGGCAAGAGAGCCTTCGGTTTCATATCAACCTCACTACGAAACAAAACCCAATCGTGCAGCGGCTGGGCAAAATATTTTTGCCTCGAATTATCATCAGCCTCGTGAAAAACAATCAGAAAATCGACCGCACTTTTCAAACCGTAGTGAGTACGTTCCATCATATGGTTATCGTGAACAACCTACAAAGACCGAACAACGTTTATATGGTGAATTAGTACGTCCTGCGGAAAATTCTCAAGTTTTAACAACACCTGTCGTTGAACAACAACTCCCACAGACAAGTGATGCAGGCTATTTACGTGCATTGACATTAATTGAAAATAAAGCATTGCTTTTACAACAAAATCAGCAGTTTTATTTGATGTCATTAGCTAAATTGCAAACCTTAAATTATGAATTAACCTTACAACAAGGTGAAATTTCACAACAGCCGTTGCTCATTCCGATTATTTTTCGCTTAGATGAAAAACAATTTGAACAATGGCAAAAACAAAAAGCTTTTTTCCAACAAAGTGGTTTTGAATTTATTGAAAATGAAGCTCAGCTACGTCTTACATTAAACAAAGTCCCTGCGGTTTTACGTACACAAAATTTACAAAAATGTGTGGTGAGCCTACTTGCGGAACATCTAGAAAATATACCTGATTTTCTGACCGCACTTTGTCAGACTCTAGAGATGAAACCAATTCAAGTGTTAGCGGACGCAGTCAGCTTATTAAGTGAAACGGAACGCTTACTGAATAAAGCTCATCAAGAAAAATTTAATACATTACTGAAACCGATTAACTGGCAGCCTTTTTTAACTGATTTGTAA
- the miaA gene encoding tRNA (adenosine(37)-N6)-dimethylallyltransferase MiaA, which yields MTQKTDSKPTALFLMGPTASGKTDLAIQLRQSLPVEVISVDSALIYKGMDIGTAKPSKEELALAPHRLIDILDPAESYSAMNFRDDALREMTDITAQGKIPLLVGGTMLYYKALIEGLSPLPSADEKLRLEIEEKAQKLGWPALHQELQKIDPVSAERINPNDSQRINRALEVFYLTGKSLTELTEQKGEELPYQFLQFAIAPENRAVLHQRIEQRFHKMIELGFQEEVEKLYQREDLHPDLPSIRCVGYRQMWEYLRGDYDHEEMVFRGICATRQLAKRQITWLRGWKIPLNWLDSLQPQKAKEIILRKIDEHFKG from the coding sequence ATGACACAAAAAACTGACTCCAAACCAACCGCACTTTTTCTGATGGGGCCAACAGCCTCAGGAAAAACAGATCTTGCTATTCAATTGCGTCAAAGCCTGCCAGTGGAAGTGATCAGTGTCGATTCTGCATTAATTTATAAAGGGATGGATATTGGTACGGCAAAGCCTTCTAAAGAAGAACTTGCCCTTGCCCCTCATCGCTTAATCGATATCTTAGATCCCGCTGAAAGTTATTCTGCGATGAATTTTCGTGACGATGCGCTCAGAGAAATGACCGATATTACCGCGCAAGGCAAAATTCCGCTTTTGGTTGGCGGTACCATGTTGTATTACAAAGCATTGATTGAAGGCCTTTCTCCCCTTCCATCTGCTGATGAAAAGTTACGCTTAGAGATTGAAGAAAAAGCGCAAAAACTTGGCTGGCCAGCACTTCATCAAGAATTACAAAAAATTGATCCTGTTTCAGCAGAGCGTATCAATCCAAATGATTCGCAGCGAATTAATCGTGCATTAGAAGTATTCTATTTAACGGGCAAATCATTAACGGAATTAACCGAACAAAAAGGCGAAGAATTGCCTTATCAATTTTTACAATTTGCTATTGCACCAGAAAATCGCGCGGTGTTACATCAACGTATCGAACAACGTTTCCATAAAATGATCGAATTAGGTTTCCAAGAAGAGGTTGAAAAACTCTATCAACGAGAAGATCTCCATCCTGATTTGCCTTCTATCCGCTGTGTGGGCTATCGACAAATGTGGGAATATTTACGTGGTGACTATGATCATGAAGAAATGGTCTTCCGCGGTATTTGTGCAACCCGACAATTAGCCAAACGACAAATCACCTGGCTGCGCGGCTGGAAAATACCATTAAATTGGCTAGATAGTCTGCAACCGCAAAAAGCCAAAGAAATCATACTACGCAAGATTGACGAACATTTTAAGGGGTAA